A portion of the Segatella copri DSM 18205 genome contains these proteins:
- a CDS encoding 2-oxoacid:acceptor oxidoreductase family protein codes for MKTEIIISGFGGQGVLSMGKILAYSGLMEDKEVTWMPAYGPEQRGGTANVTVIVSDSRISSPILSHYDVAIVLNQPSLDKFEPKIKPGGILIYDGYGVMNPPQRKDITIYRIDAMDKAAEMKNSKVFNMIVLGGLLKVCPVVSTDGLNKALYKSLPERHHGLIPLNMQAVEEGMKIIEKVD; via the coding sequence ATGAAGACAGAAATCATTATATCCGGTTTTGGCGGTCAGGGTGTTCTCTCTATGGGAAAGATTCTGGCTTATTCAGGACTGATGGAGGATAAGGAGGTAACCTGGATGCCTGCTTACGGACCAGAGCAGCGTGGCGGTACAGCTAATGTAACGGTCATTGTGAGCGACAGTCGCATCTCTTCGCCTATCCTGAGCCATTATGATGTAGCCATCGTGCTCAACCAGCCGTCGCTCGACAAGTTTGAGCCGAAGATTAAGCCAGGCGGCATCCTGATTTATGATGGCTATGGTGTGATGAATCCTCCACAGCGCAAGGACATCACCATTTATCGCATTGATGCGATGGACAAGGCTGCCGAGATGAAAAACTCCAAGGTGTTCAATATGATTGTTTTGGGCGGTCTGCTGAAGGTTTGTCCTGTTGTGAGCACCGATGGTTTGAACAAGGCGCTTTACAAGTCATTGCCAGAGCGCCATCATGGTTTGATTCCGCTGAACATGCAGGCAGTGGAAGAGGGAATGAAGATTATCGAAAAGGTTGATTAA
- a CDS encoding thiamine pyrophosphate-dependent enzyme — MNDIISPENLVYKKPTLMNDTPMHYCPGCSHGVVHKLVAEVIEEMGMEDKTVGVCPVGCAVFAYRYLDIDWQEAAHGRAPAVATGIKRLWPDRLVFTYQGDGDLACIGTCETIHALNRGEHIAIIFINNAIYGMTGGQMAPTTLLGQKTATCPYGREADLHGYPLNITELASHLQGTCYVTRQSVETVASIKKAKKAIRKAFEASMQGKGSSLVEIVSTCNSGWKLSPVEANKWMEENMFKQYPKGDLKDTTNM; from the coding sequence ATGAATGATATTATTTCACCAGAGAATCTGGTATATAAGAAGCCTACGCTGATGAACGATACCCCGATGCACTATTGCCCGGGGTGTTCGCATGGCGTAGTTCATAAGCTCGTTGCCGAGGTTATCGAGGAGATGGGCATGGAGGATAAGACGGTAGGCGTATGTCCGGTGGGCTGCGCTGTCTTTGCTTATCGCTATTTGGATATTGACTGGCAGGAGGCTGCTCATGGTCGTGCACCTGCTGTAGCTACGGGTATCAAGCGCTTGTGGCCTGATCGTCTTGTCTTCACTTATCAGGGCGATGGCGATTTGGCGTGCATCGGTACCTGCGAAACTATCCACGCCCTGAACCGTGGTGAGCATATCGCCATCATCTTCATCAATAATGCCATCTATGGTATGACCGGCGGTCAGATGGCTCCAACCACGCTTTTGGGTCAGAAGACTGCTACCTGTCCTTATGGTAGAGAGGCTGATCTTCATGGTTATCCACTCAATATTACCGAGTTGGCAAGCCATCTGCAGGGTACTTGTTATGTAACCCGCCAGAGTGTGGAGACCGTGGCAAGCATCAAGAAGGCAAAGAAGGCTATCCGCAAGGCGTTCGAGGCAAGCATGCAGGGCAAGGGCTCCAGCCTGGTAGAGATTGTTTCTACCTGCAACAGCGGTTGGAAACTCTCACCTGTTGAGGCTAACAAGTGGATGGAAGAGAACATGTTTAAGCAGTATCCTAAGGGTGACCTGAAGGATACAACGAACATGTAA
- a CDS encoding 3-methyl-2-oxobutanoate dehydrogenase subunit VorB, translating into MANQEVTLMKGNEAIAHACIRCGVDGFFGYPITPQSEIIETLALLKPWETSGMVVLQAESEVAAINMVYGGAGAGKRVITTSSSPGVALMQEGISYMAGAEIPGVIVNVQRGGPGLGTIQPSQSDYFQATRGGGNGDYNVIVLAPASVQEMADFVDLAFTLAFKYRNPAMILSDGVIGQMMEKVVLPPVKPRRTEEEIAKECPWATIGRPKNRPVNIMTSLELKPEVMEERNIALQEKYRKIRETEVRYETEQMDDADYVIVAFGSAARIAEKSIESAREQGIKVGLFRPITLWPFPEKEIHELAKTKKGILVVEINAGQMVQDVRLAVNGQTPVEHFGRLGGIVPEPEEIVEALKQLTVNS; encoded by the coding sequence ATGGCAAATCAGGAAGTTACATTAATGAAAGGCAATGAGGCGATAGCCCATGCCTGTATCAGATGTGGTGTGGATGGTTTCTTCGGCTATCCTATCACACCTCAAAGTGAGATTATAGAGACGCTGGCTCTGCTCAAGCCATGGGAAACATCAGGTATGGTGGTTCTGCAGGCTGAAAGTGAGGTGGCGGCTATCAACATGGTTTATGGTGGCGCCGGTGCCGGTAAGCGTGTCATTACCACTTCTTCAAGTCCGGGTGTGGCTTTGATGCAAGAGGGTATCTCTTACATGGCAGGTGCTGAGATTCCGGGCGTTATCGTCAATGTGCAGCGTGGCGGTCCGGGTCTGGGTACCATCCAGCCATCCCAGAGTGATTATTTCCAGGCTACCCGCGGTGGTGGTAATGGCGACTATAATGTGATTGTGCTGGCTCCTGCATCTGTTCAGGAGATGGCTGATTTCGTTGATCTCGCCTTTACGCTTGCCTTTAAGTATCGCAATCCTGCGATGATTCTGAGCGATGGTGTCATTGGTCAGATGATGGAGAAGGTGGTTCTGCCTCCTGTCAAGCCTCGACGTACCGAGGAGGAGATTGCGAAGGAATGTCCTTGGGCTACCATCGGCCGTCCGAAGAATCGTCCAGTCAACATCATGACCTCTCTGGAACTCAAGCCTGAGGTGATGGAGGAGCGCAATATTGCTCTTCAGGAGAAATACAGAAAAATCCGTGAAACCGAGGTTCGTTATGAAACCGAGCAGATGGATGATGCCGACTATGTTATTGTAGCCTTCGGTAGTGCGGCACGTATTGCCGAGAAGAGCATCGAGAGTGCGCGTGAGCAGGGCATCAAGGTAGGATTGTTCCGTCCTATCACCCTCTGGCCTTTCCCTGAAAAGGAGATTCATGAACTCGCCAAGACCAAGAAGGGCATTCTGGTTGTAGAAATCAATGCCGGTCAGATGGTTCAGGATGTGCGACTGGCTGTGAATGGTCAGACTCCTGTGGAGCACTTTGGTCGTCTGGGCGGTATCGTACCGGAGCCGGAGGAAATCGTTGAAGCATTAAAACAGTTAACAGTTAATAGTTAA
- a CDS encoding 4Fe-4S binding protein has translation MSKIKGAIVVDTGRCKGCSLCVEACPQHVIALAEKKVNVHGYRYVEAAVPDACVGCTSCAIVCPDGCITVYRKKED, from the coding sequence ATGAGTAAGATTAAAGGGGCTATTGTAGTCGACACCGGGCGTTGCAAGGGATGCTCGCTCTGTGTGGAGGCTTGTCCTCAGCATGTCATCGCATTGGCAGAGAAAAAAGTCAATGTGCATGGTTACCGTTATGTAGAGGCAGCTGTACCTGATGCGTGTGTTGGTTGCACTTCGTGCGCCATCGTGTGTCCGGACGGCTGTATCACTGTTTATCGTAAGAAGGAGGACTAA
- a CDS encoding tetratricopeptide repeat protein: MTAEEYYQQGNAWRKQGDFKRALDCYMEAIALDPESPAVAAKEMLDDIMSFYCKDYYNP; encoded by the coding sequence ATGACAGCAGAAGAATATTATCAGCAAGGTAACGCCTGGCGCAAGCAGGGTGACTTTAAGCGTGCCCTCGACTGCTATATGGAGGCCATTGCCCTCGATCCGGAGAGCCCTGCCGTAGCAGCCAAGGAGATGCTGGATGATATCATGAGCTTTTATTGCAAAGACTACTACAATCCATAA
- a CDS encoding MATE family efflux transporter has protein sequence MLNKRILQLAVPSIISNITVPLLGLVDVAIVGHIGDAAYIGAIAVGSMLFNVIYWLFGFLRMGTSGMTSQALGRRDLAEVLRLLVRSLSIGVGIGVLFFVLQKWLIGCGLWAMSPEADVVELARRYCYVCIWGAPAVLGLYGFTGWFIGMQNTRIPMMVSLTQNVVNIIASLLLVFVGGMTVEGVALGTVIAQWWGFLMACLFYRICYRRLSKYDYRRHLFAAEPLKQFFSLNKDIFLRTLCLVAVNLFFTAAGSRESTIVLAVNTLLMTLFTIFSYFMDGFAYAAEALSGKYYGARNMGAFREVVRRTMGFGAVVAVGFTLLYIVGGENFLSLLTSDKQVIAASGEYFWWAVLIPLSGMSAFVFDGIFVGITQSKSMLCSTAVASASFFGLFFGLHPFLGNHALWLAFILYLLLRGIVLLVIYRKKLR, from the coding sequence ATGTTGAATAAACGAATATTACAATTAGCGGTGCCGTCGATAATATCCAATATCACGGTACCGCTTTTGGGTTTGGTTGATGTCGCTATCGTCGGGCATATCGGCGATGCGGCTTACATCGGAGCCATTGCCGTGGGGTCGATGCTGTTCAATGTCATCTACTGGCTTTTCGGATTCCTGAGAATGGGAACCAGCGGAATGACTTCGCAGGCTTTGGGAAGGAGAGATTTGGCTGAGGTGCTGAGGCTCCTGGTGCGCTCTCTCAGTATCGGTGTGGGGATAGGAGTGCTGTTCTTCGTTCTCCAGAAATGGCTGATAGGCTGCGGACTGTGGGCGATGTCGCCGGAAGCGGATGTCGTGGAACTGGCACGAAGATACTGTTATGTATGTATCTGGGGAGCCCCGGCAGTGCTCGGACTCTACGGATTTACGGGCTGGTTTATCGGTATGCAGAACACGCGCATTCCGATGATGGTATCGCTGACGCAGAATGTGGTGAACATCATAGCCTCTCTGCTGCTGGTCTTTGTCGGCGGTATGACGGTAGAAGGTGTGGCGCTCGGAACAGTCATAGCCCAATGGTGGGGATTCCTGATGGCATGTCTGTTCTATCGCATCTGTTATCGCCGGTTAAGCAAGTATGACTATCGCCGGCATCTCTTTGCTGCCGAACCGCTGAAGCAGTTTTTCTCGCTCAATAAGGATATCTTTCTCCGCACCCTCTGTCTGGTGGCGGTCAACCTCTTCTTTACGGCGGCAGGTTCCAGGGAGAGTACCATCGTGCTGGCTGTGAATACGCTGCTGATGACGCTCTTTACCATCTTCTCTTATTTTATGGATGGTTTTGCCTATGCGGCAGAGGCGTTGAGCGGCAAGTATTATGGAGCCCGCAACATGGGGGCATTTCGCGAGGTGGTTAGAAGAACGATGGGTTTTGGAGCTGTCGTGGCTGTAGGTTTCACCTTATTATATATAGTGGGTGGCGAGAATTTCCTCTCTTTGCTCACGAGCGATAAGCAGGTGATAGCTGCATCGGGCGAATATTTCTGGTGGGCTGTGCTGATTCCGCTGTCTGGCATGTCAGCATTCGTCTTCGATGGCATCTTTGTAGGCATCACTCAGTCTAAGTCGATGCTCTGTTCTACCGCCGTAGCCTCGGCTTCGTTCTTCGGTCTGTTCTTTGGCTTGCATCCTTTTCTGGGCAATCATGCCCTGTGGTTGGCCTTCATTCTCTACCTTCTGTTGAGGGGAATCGTACTGCTTGTCATTTATCGTAAAAAACTGCGGTAA
- the trpS gene encoding tryptophan--tRNA ligase, with product MGKIILTGDRPTGKLHLGHYIGSLQRRVQLQNAGDFDRMFVFMADVQALTDNADNPEKIRQNITEVALDYLSAGLDPQKCTLYIQSMIPELAELTTYLMNLISVSRVQRNPTVKTEIKMRNFEANIPLGFFCYPVSQAADITAFKATTVPAGEDQEPMLEVTRELVRRFNQTYAPVLVEPEILLPEIACCRRLPGTDGKEKMSKSLGNCIYMSDDEKTVWKKVKKMSNGEPRMSMEEPGHLEGNAVFTYLEAFSTPEDFAEFWPEFKTLDELKEQYVKGGIGDGTCKKFLNSVINKMLDPIRARRHEFEQDIPEVFNILKKGSEDAREFAAQTMDEVRKAMRIDYFSDAAYIEEQAAKYKI from the coding sequence ATGGGAAAGATTATATTGACGGGCGACCGTCCTACAGGTAAACTTCACCTGGGTCATTACATCGGCTCTCTGCAGCGCCGAGTACAACTTCAGAACGCTGGCGACTTCGACAGAATGTTCGTTTTCATGGCAGATGTTCAGGCTTTGACTGATAATGCCGACAATCCTGAGAAAATTCGCCAGAACATTACAGAGGTGGCTCTTGACTATCTCTCTGCGGGCCTTGACCCACAGAAGTGTACACTCTATATCCAGAGTATGATTCCAGAGTTGGCTGAGTTGACTACCTATCTGATGAACCTCATCAGCGTATCTCGTGTTCAGCGTAACCCAACCGTGAAGACTGAGATCAAGATGCGTAACTTCGAAGCAAACATTCCGCTCGGTTTCTTCTGCTATCCTGTGAGTCAGGCTGCCGACATCACCGCTTTCAAGGCTACAACCGTGCCTGCCGGTGAGGACCAGGAGCCTATGCTGGAGGTAACCCGCGAGTTGGTTCGCCGCTTCAACCAGACTTATGCACCTGTTTTGGTAGAGCCGGAGATTCTGCTTCCAGAGATTGCCTGCTGCCGTCGTCTTCCTGGAACTGACGGTAAGGAGAAGATGAGTAAGAGTCTCGGCAACTGCATCTATATGAGCGATGACGAGAAGACCGTTTGGAAGAAGGTGAAGAAGATGTCTAATGGTGAGCCACGTATGAGCATGGAAGAGCCGGGACATCTGGAGGGCAATGCCGTGTTCACCTATCTCGAGGCATTCTCTACTCCTGAGGACTTCGCTGAATTCTGGCCTGAGTTCAAGACTTTGGATGAGTTGAAGGAGCAGTATGTGAAGGGTGGTATCGGTGACGGCACCTGCAAGAAGTTCCTGAACAGCGTCATCAACAAGATGCTCGACCCAATCCGTGCCCGCCGTCATGAGTTTGAGCAGGATATTCCTGAGGTATTCAATATCCTGAAGAAGGGTAGCGAGGATGCCCGCGAGTTTGCAGCCCAGACCATGGATGAGGTTCGCAAGGCTATGCGTATCGACTATTTCAGCGATGCTGCCTATATTGAGGAGCAGGCTGCGAAATATAAAATTTAA
- a CDS encoding OmpA family protein, which yields MKTVKIFMVSAMLAIGSTAAMAQASYTDKDGNEYQFKRHWFLDIQAGGQYTVGEASFSDLLSPNFQGAIGYQFSPVFGLRGQINGIWSKGGWNGYKATKDGTPYTASYKWKYVAPGLDFMFNLSNLFCGWNPNRVFSATAFVGGGINWAGANQEVNDLAANIKNQSNYLLEYLWQGKKVRPYGRAGIDLEFKVSKAVSIMLEGNANMISDKYNSKKADNPDWYFNALAGVRINLGKSYTKKAKPVEEPAPAPAPKQEYVAPKPEPKPAPVEKKVEEIRRDIFFTINSYKIAPAEDAKIRGVVDFLNKNPEAKVVVTGYADKGTGNDVINDRIAAKRAAAVVWMLTKKYNIPSERITEESKGARVQPFAENAENRVTIMIAK from the coding sequence ATGAAAACCGTCAAGATATTCATGGTATCAGCCATGTTAGCCATCGGCTCTACAGCCGCTATGGCGCAAGCATCCTACACAGACAAGGACGGAAACGAATATCAGTTTAAGCGCCACTGGTTCCTGGATATTCAGGCTGGTGGGCAATATACTGTGGGTGAGGCAAGCTTCTCAGACCTGCTTTCTCCTAACTTCCAGGGTGCCATCGGCTACCAGTTCTCTCCTGTTTTCGGACTCCGTGGTCAGATTAACGGTATCTGGAGCAAGGGCGGATGGAACGGATACAAGGCTACCAAGGACGGTACTCCGTATACCGCCAGCTACAAATGGAAATATGTAGCTCCGGGTTTGGACTTCATGTTCAACCTCTCTAACCTCTTCTGTGGTTGGAACCCGAACCGCGTGTTTAGCGCTACTGCCTTCGTTGGTGGTGGTATCAACTGGGCAGGAGCTAACCAGGAGGTAAACGACCTGGCTGCCAACATCAAGAATCAGAGCAACTATCTGCTGGAATATCTCTGGCAGGGAAAGAAGGTTCGCCCATACGGCAGAGCCGGTATCGATCTGGAATTCAAGGTAAGCAAGGCTGTGAGCATCATGCTCGAAGGCAATGCCAACATGATTTCAGACAAGTACAACTCTAAGAAGGCAGATAACCCTGACTGGTACTTCAATGCACTGGCAGGTGTACGCATCAACCTGGGCAAGAGCTATACCAAGAAGGCTAAGCCGGTAGAGGAACCTGCTCCGGCACCAGCTCCTAAGCAGGAATATGTAGCTCCTAAGCCAGAGCCTAAGCCAGCTCCTGTAGAGAAGAAGGTAGAGGAGATTCGCCGTGACATCTTCTTCACCATCAATTCTTACAAGATTGCTCCTGCTGAGGATGCTAAGATCCGTGGGGTGGTTGACTTCCTGAACAAGAACCCAGAGGCAAAGGTTGTAGTAACCGGCTATGCAGACAAGGGTACAGGCAATGACGTCATCAACGACCGCATCGCTGCAAAGCGAGCTGCAGCTGTGGTTTGGATGCTGACAAAGAAATATAATATACCTTCAGAGCGCATTACAGAAGAATCTAAGGGTGCACGTGTGCAGCCTTTTGCAGAAAACGCAGAGAACCGTGTAACGATCATGATCGCTAAGTAG